A single region of the Pirellulaceae bacterium genome encodes:
- a CDS encoding DUF1552 domain-containing protein has protein sequence MSRKSWHLDRRTFLMGTGASLALPYLECMAQDVPPLNRPHRFCGIYFPFGVSLPKPDSQAAKWRWFPDKPGRDFQFNESLLSLEKLRSKLSVIGGLSHPNGRKMGAHDTGDTFLTGAHLNGKYLRNTVSLDQVIAKSIGPQTRFASLTMSTDGGVGEPTRSSTLSYNDQGYPIPALNQPQQIFDRFFGAGDAGSLAEQRRLKSTSQMLDRILANANSLRMKLGNNDRQKLDEYLASVRQIEQQVGQAQAWIEIPRPELSDQDREKLQLASDDEAPQALIRTMYDLIYLAFRTDSTRVATYQIASMADASSKAGKFPQLQGFKGSLHSLAHDWNKPQGAENLGKWDRFMAEQFAFFLGRLDASQEGDATILDHSLILYGSSNSQTHNNSNYPLVLAGGQQMGLEHGQFRQLSDSIPLSNLFVTLLNKLSIPTESFADSSGELTDILQS, from the coding sequence TGCGGTATCTACTTTCCCTTTGGAGTGAGTCTACCAAAACCTGACAGCCAAGCAGCTAAGTGGCGTTGGTTTCCGGACAAACCAGGACGCGACTTCCAGTTCAATGAGAGCCTGTTGTCCCTCGAAAAACTGCGCAGCAAACTGTCGGTTATCGGAGGATTATCCCACCCCAACGGTCGAAAAATGGGAGCCCATGACACGGGCGATACGTTCTTGACCGGTGCTCATCTGAACGGCAAGTACCTACGTAACACGGTTTCCTTGGATCAGGTAATCGCCAAATCGATAGGCCCACAAACTCGTTTTGCCTCTCTGACGATGTCGACCGATGGTGGCGTAGGCGAACCCACACGCTCCAGCACACTGTCTTATAACGATCAAGGCTATCCGATTCCGGCGCTGAACCAACCACAACAAATATTCGACCGCTTCTTTGGGGCTGGAGATGCTGGATCGCTTGCCGAACAGCGACGCCTGAAAAGCACTTCTCAAATGCTAGACCGAATTCTGGCCAACGCAAATTCGCTCCGCATGAAACTCGGCAATAACGATCGCCAAAAGCTGGATGAGTATCTGGCTTCCGTTCGGCAAATTGAGCAACAGGTCGGTCAAGCACAAGCTTGGATCGAAATCCCTCGCCCCGAACTTAGCGACCAGGATCGCGAAAAACTCCAGCTCGCGTCGGATGACGAAGCCCCTCAAGCCTTGATTCGCACCATGTACGATCTGATTTACCTGGCGTTTCGCACCGATTCAACGCGGGTCGCAACCTACCAAATTGCCAGCATGGCAGACGCCTCCTCAAAGGCAGGGAAATTCCCACAACTTCAGGGGTTTAAAGGCTCGCTACACAGCTTGGCTCATGATTGGAACAAACCGCAAGGCGCAGAAAACCTGGGGAAATGGGACCGTTTCATGGCGGAACAATTCGCTTTTTTCCTCGGTCGCCTGGATGCGTCTCAGGAAGGAGACGCCACCATCCTGGATCATTCCCTTATCCTGTACGGAAGCAGCAATAGCCAAACACACAACAACTCCAACTACCCGCTCGTGTTAGCCGGTGGTCAACAAATGGGTCTTGAGCATGGCCAATTCCGCCAACTAAGCGACAGCATTCCGCTTTCGAATTTGTTTGTCACTTTACTAAATAAGCTATCCATTCCGACGGAATCATTCGCAGACAGTTCGGGTGAACTCACCGACATCCTTCAGTCTTAA